The Pectobacterium sp. A5351 genome contains the following window.
GATCGTAGGTATCAAATAGGGTTAAATCTTTAATCTCGTCTGGCGGCTGAACAGATTCGCCTTGATTCAATTGGCGCATCACCTGTTTACCAATCTCAAAGGTAATATTGCTGTTAACATTTGCCATCACGGCCGTTGCCACGCCGGTCGCGGTGTCCACGGAGACATAGCTTGAAAACGAGGGATTCATGCCAGTATGAAAAAACAGGCTGCCTTGTTTAAACCAGCCGAACGAATAGCGCGTTTTTTCATCTTCACCAGTATCAACGTCAAAGTGCGTTGAAAAAGCGGTTTCTCTGGCTTGTTGCAGCGCCGGGCTGACACCGCCGCGGGTTAAAAACTGTAACCAATGCAGCATATCCCGCGCACTGGTTTGAATATAACCGGCAGGTACATTAGAGAAAACAAACGGCGCATCGTACGGTCTGGCTCGCAGGAAAGCGATCTGGTTCCCCTGCGCTTTATGGTCGGCAATGGCAACGGTTGCCTGCTCCATCGCCAGCGGCGTTAATATCTCCTCTTGTAATAATTGCGCATAAGTGCGACCTGATACCTTCTCCATCATTCGTGCGGCAATAGCATAATTAGCCGTTGCGTAAGCGAATTTTTCTCCCGGTTTGGCATCAAGATTAATCAAATCGATATGATCAACCACCTGCTCAAGGGAATATTCAGGATGGGTATAAAGCAGGTTAATGCTGTTGAACGGAATACCGGAGGTATGGTTCAGTAATTGTGAAAATGTTATATCTTCTTGGTTTGATTGATATCGCGTTTTCATGGAAGTCAATACTGAATTTATCGTAGTATTCGCAGAGATAACTCCCGCATCCATTAATTTAGCGGCCAACATTCCGGTAAACGATTTACTTACTGAAGCCAG
Protein-coding sequences here:
- a CDS encoding serine hydrolase domain-containing protein, coding for MLLLFCSLAAADEISKNSIMQYMDYGHIPELVLVTIDKNKQSNIMLLSNKPQGGGETLDDKTLFELASVSKSFTGMLAAKLMDAGVISANTTINSVLTSMKTRYQSNQEDITFSQLLNHTSGIPFNSINLLYTHPEYSLEQVVDHIDLINLDAKPGEKFAYATANYAIAARMMEKVSGRTYAQLLQEEILTPLAMEQATVAIADHKAQGNQIAFLRARPYDAPFVFSNVPAGYIQTSARDMLHWLQFLTRGGVSPALQQARETAFSTHFDVDTGEDEKTRYSFGWFKQGSLFFHTGMNPSFSSYVSVDTATGVATAVMANVNSNITFEIGKQVMRQLNQGESVQPPDEIKDLTLFDTYDRFFIVGSAALLLIFAAVFIRLKRGKTRQWGRIGYFASATVTCVFAVLIFLLLSFPSLVAGLSWRTLSIWLPTSFWMFYSLLLVFFIFYFVRFVQSLYRRRSGK